From the genome of Triplophysa rosa unplaced genomic scaffold, Trosa_1v2 scaffold463, whole genome shotgun sequence:
atggtctggaaccatcttgggtgcttcaaggcaccatttcacagtttatatttgctattcagatattttaataagcagaaatactaaaagcaaatacaaagcaaacagtttattgttaaacaacaaattacatttattcaatgttCACAAAATGGTCAATATTGTTCATTACAAtactaaattcatgaaatcaagtgtataattaatattgtgttggtgattttttttataaattgaaacatcttaacaaaaccaaccaaataatttgccttaactttaaatataaatacagaaatatttcaggtactttgtacaaatgtacaattgtaaaaaagtccagcaaaaactagtctctcatagcaaggcctacaccaaGGTTAAGTTGTAATTTgcaaaaagcaaatccttgccagcaagaaaaaaacaatgctgaTCTCTCCAAATGGCGTGGGTTTCCTactattaccaggtggtgtgaggatccaaagtcaaaattatttctatagtgcatttcacaattttgtattgctaaagtagataaatacatatggcaaaaagagaacaggagctgcgcctgttggccttaggtgtcccaggcagtgcaaggatgagcatcagggtgggctgggtctgttggccttgggtgtccctgggaataagacagacaaaaaagagggatttagatagtctcaaaacattacatttaatcatttagcacatcacaaattggtttacaaatgtaacaaccatagaccaaagcagtgacttccaggcattgtaatattttgtttaaggagtacaataggctatttatagcaactACTGTAATAATCCACTCTATTCAGATTTTTATTACATATGCactgcaaatataacaaataacaattataaaaatattataataaatataacactTACTTTTTTTGCtcctcaactggaaaatactgaaaaatctgaggaaaaggataaaaacaactgaatatgataaaaatgtttaattacagacaatttatgtaacatatGTGGGAAACCATTCaagacaaacaacaacaactagttgacgtgcacgcgccgaaagggggcgttccaggtcgtactaagttcctcatgaaCTTCCGGGAGAACacagcactgggggcgagtgcggcttggagccgctctcaagcccgaggtaccatgtatccagccgcgagcgttgggagaggtagtgcggtgcactgcagcccaatgccggcggcccgggaaagcatggctgaccttttgacgtccgcttcttcctgggctcgaccccccgagggagggagctccgaggaatcgtcggagtcagatgccagtaagtcactctccgatgctgcaacggacatatcatcacgcaccgtttccgaatacgtggttgaggaacaagacggtgggaccgtctcgtggggaacggtcagacgagcgagacgaggtgtgaatggtccgcgagccggtggttgacggattagcgctcacagtaatcctcatatcaccctcgctgctcaatccacaacatctgccccagtgtactggaagcagccctcgtgtccgtccccctcctcgatgaatGTATTGCACCCAGGAGAAcggcgggacatgccacgctggaaaaatttgctcttttagagaaaaacactcaaacacttctggaattgccgagacacccaggggaagtcgctgcaggaagggacagtccgcttcACCACGTCGTAAagtccagcagtaattcggcgtagagttgaaggctccgaagaacaaaaggtgaatgaatgcagcgcgccgtctcccttttatacccggatatccgggggcggagtccggcatgcaaatttcattcgccaatttcattggccttttctaaagaagttggaaacgattggttctcaaggacgaaccccatctgtcggctccacacaacgtcgagagaccgacagaaagggaacataacATTTTAACTTTTTCAAAGGTTTATTTAAACTCACTCTTGTAAATTCTGCTGAATGTTTGATATCTTGAATCTTCTTGATTCTGTCTTGGATCATCTGCTGCACGTCTGTCTGTGTCTTTAACAGCTGAATCTATAGAaagaacacacagacacatttattCGTAACGTAGAATTGTAAAGAATCAATgttgaatttaaatttttagaTCAACAGTTTCTTTACTATTCTTAATAACTCTCACCTTCTTCTCTTTACTCTcctctcttaaaggaacagtgttGTGGTTCTTGTGATCTCCATCAGCGcaggacagacacacacatgtgtGATCATCTCTACAGAAGAGCTCCAGAGGTCTGTCATGTTTCTGACATATATAATCCTGCAGATTCTTCACAGGATCAATCAGTTTGTGTTTCTGTAATCCTGACACTCTCAAATGAGGCTCCAGGTGAGTTTCACAGTAAGAGCTCTGACACACCAGACACGACTTCACAGCCTTCAGCTTTCCTTCACTACAGATGTCACACACAACTTCAGCTTGTTCTTCATGACATTTCTTCTTATGTTCATCCACAACGTCTCTGAGTGTTGTATTAATCTTGAGATCAGGTCTCTGCTTGAATGTTTCTTTACAGTTTGGACATCTGCAGTCTTGACTGTTGTTCCAGTATGTACTGAGACAGATCTTACAGAAGTTGTGTCCACATGGAGTGCTGACTGGATCACTGAACACTTCCAGACAGATTGAACACAGAAGCCTCTCAGTCATTGGATCACTGGAGGATGACATCACTGCAANCACATGTTGTTATTCACCTGCAGTGAAGGTGCAGACAAACCTACAGTAGTTGTGCTTTTCTGGACTTTTCGTTGTTTCTAAAACAGAAGACAAATAGTTATTGTTATTTACAGTTTTAGTTTAGCCcacataaaattgcattttgaCTGTGATCGAACTGGACTGGGGCAACCAAACATCTTCATAGTTCTTACACCGATTTCTGATACCATTTCAAGTGTAAAAATCAAACCAAAGTTTGACATCCTTTAACCTGCTTCTCTAGTTTGACAAAGCagagcactaaaattataaatcTGTTGAGTATAATCTGTTATATTTCTGTCTCTTACCTGTGAGTGAAGATCAGCTGTGTTCACTCTTACGATGACTGAAGAAATATTCTATTGTTCGAAGAGTTTCTATCATTGCTACAGTGATGATGTTACGGGTATTTCCACATACTTGTTAAATACAGTAGATGTTTCGTTTTAGTCAGTTCCCAGCAGTGACCTCcccattctttttatttaaagggaaaacaaacacacaataactTATAggaacatttataaataatgtaCCAGAACTTTA
Proteins encoded in this window:
- the LOC130550879 gene encoding E3 ubiquitin/ISG15 ligase TRIM25-like, with amino-acid sequence MTERLLCSICLEVFSDPVSTPCGHNFCKICLSTYWNNSQDCRCPNCKETFKQRPDLKINTTLRDVVDEHKKKCHEEQAEVVCDICSEGKLKAVKSCLVCQSSYCETHLEPHLRVSGLQKHKLIDPVKNLQDYICQKHDRPLELFCRDDHTCVCLSCADGDHKNHNTVPLREESKEKKIQLLKTQTDVQQMIQDRIKKIQDIKHSAEFTRIFQYFPVEEQKKDTQGQQTQPTLMLILALPGTPKANRRSSCSLFAICIYLL